From Amycolatopsis sp. cg9, one genomic window encodes:
- a CDS encoding beta-ketoacyl synthase N-terminal-like domain-containing protein, producing the protein MNAAGIRAWLLARLGDVDPDRPLQELGLSSRDATALAADLGRFVGRPLAPMLVWQYPTIAALAAHLSTVEQASVPEPTREAGEPIAIVGLGCRLPGGIESPAAFWRFLDDGGDAIGDVPEGRWETFAPAEDLAGLPARGGFLDDVAGFDAAFFGITPREAEAMDPQQRILLEVAWAALEHAGIPPAGLRGSRTGVFVGLSATEYGSLTMTDVAGVDVWSGTGSAASIAANRLSYLLDLRGPSLTLDTACSSSLVAVHQAVQSLRRGESELALAAGVNVLLSPGITAGFHRAGVLAADGRCKPFDAAADGIVRGEGCGVVVLKPLRAARRDGDRVLALVRGSAVNSDGRSNGLTAPNPEAQAALLRDAYAGLDPSSVDYVEAHGTGTPLGDPLEAGALSAVLGRDADRPLLLGSVKSNLGHLEGAAGIAGLLKVVLAMTHRRLPPSLHFRSPNPYIDFAGLRVVAEGTSWPRYSGTARAGVSAFGFGGTNAHVVLEEWPAAAFPARVEPAGPQVFALSARSGEALRARAGELADWLDGTEVPLGPVAATLAHRREHLPVRGAVVGESRGEVVEALRELAAGRGIVAGSAGLGGGQRSASGSAELAAGRGIASGSAELAGGGSIAPAGGGGSAEARGLTGEPSVVFVFSGYGSQWSGMGRGLLESEPAFRAEIEALDPVFRAHAGFSLREALDQDLPDLATTQLTLFGVQLALAALWRAQGVTPAAVLGHSMGEVAAAVVAGALDVAAGVQVMATRARLLAELDQSGAGAMAVVELSPAELAEFPEVAIAVYASATQCTVSGPADQVEALVEHAESRGRLARRLPVGGAGHSAAVDAVLGRLREDLAGLTPGEAGIPCYSSVLDDPRARPAFDVEYWAANLRRPVRFSQALAAAAGDGHTAFVEIAPHPVALAAIEQAGALGLPSGSRRADERTAFLTSLARLHVLGRPGVLAARPTAAPVELPGPVWRHERFWPRRAVRAGGGHPLLGVHIEHPDGGHLWRADVGTALLPWLADHTVRGRPVFPATGFLELALAAGGHVRDLELREVLPLADHTEVTTTLTGGELCVHAKSAAGEWVRHATARVGTGGTPSAPFGEAGGEPVDVYRALAELGQSYGPAFRGLRLVVAADGRASASIALPGADHPAYVLHPALADACLHALAAAVGSADTLYLPLSVGEVVVAGEPRRGVRVDAVVAPAGDGLLGSVQLVDAEDVVLVEFRDVYCRRFRDAAVARLLLEATWQPVELPEEPERDHDWIELDTARLGDRAALAKLVRDGEPAAVVARLGRAGGPDPESAARLVETLTGVVAELAELPVPPRLWLVTAGAQVVRPGEAGDPGTAAVRGLVRVLAFEHPELRVSLADFDDFARLRDEIRADAPDDEIAWRDGVRYARRLTRPELGEAVREPVRDGAYIITGGLGGLGLVAAKWLAEHGATRVVLGGRRAADPGGSSAEVRVVTGDIAEPGTAEKLVAAAVEGGVPLRGVLHAAGVLADGAAITLDAGALDAVWRPKALGAWRLHQATAGHDLDWWLVYSSAAALLGSPGQTAYATANAWADALVAWRRAQGLPAATVNWGAWGEAGAAAGSVNPVLTPLGTGEALSALEAVLATDRPETGVARVDAGTVLELFPRLADRPFFSLFSPPKQSTWDGMAALRAGTPERARAAIADHLAGLIADLLGFAEVDRDVPLTRLGLDSLSAMRARGAVERDFGLPLPIPLLLRGASLGELAGHLAEQAGFGTTTPAGRVVAGPRDPAERWVARHWRTVVGGTEPGVHDDFFAAGGDPDRLRALFAAELDVVPDRLFDTPTVAAMADLLRPELEGHGGGPVRVLRDGVADPVFLFHPAGGRASVYRELVRLLPEGQPVYGFERIDDEDTVEGKAACYAELVREIQPDGPYRLGGWSFGGCLAYETARQLGGAELVFLIDTILPLPAAGTAVEDLLLDRFDRFADHVSRTYGVPFPLPRDELTRLDEDAQIRWVLAKLTELVPDLGAGVLRHQYESYVDARVAERYTPERYDGRVVLLRAQDPHPLTTALDPRYLRTDDALGWDAHCPALDVVRVPGDHVSMIDPPHVAALAAALTARLGTGVR; encoded by the coding sequence GTGAACGCCGCCGGGATCCGCGCCTGGCTGCTCGCCCGGCTCGGCGACGTCGACCCCGACCGTCCGCTCCAGGAGCTGGGTCTGTCCTCACGGGACGCGACGGCGCTCGCCGCCGACCTGGGCCGGTTCGTCGGCCGCCCGCTGGCCCCGATGCTCGTCTGGCAGTACCCGACGATCGCCGCGCTCGCCGCTCATCTGTCCACAGTGGAGCAGGCGTCGGTTCCCGAGCCGACGCGGGAAGCCGGGGAGCCGATCGCGATCGTCGGTCTCGGCTGCCGGCTGCCGGGCGGGATCGAGTCCCCGGCGGCGTTCTGGCGGTTCCTCGACGACGGCGGCGACGCGATCGGCGACGTCCCGGAGGGTCGCTGGGAGACGTTCGCCCCCGCCGAAGACCTGGCCGGGCTGCCGGCGCGGGGCGGGTTCCTCGACGACGTCGCCGGGTTCGACGCGGCGTTCTTCGGGATCACCCCGCGCGAAGCCGAGGCGATGGACCCGCAGCAGCGGATCCTGCTGGAGGTCGCGTGGGCGGCGCTGGAGCACGCCGGGATCCCGCCGGCCGGCCTGCGCGGCAGCCGGACCGGCGTGTTCGTCGGGCTGTCGGCCACCGAGTACGGCTCGCTGACGATGACCGACGTCGCGGGGGTCGACGTCTGGTCGGGGACCGGGTCGGCGGCGAGCATCGCCGCGAACCGGCTGTCGTACCTGCTCGACCTGCGCGGGCCGAGCCTCACGCTGGACACGGCGTGCTCGTCGTCACTGGTCGCGGTGCACCAGGCGGTGCAGAGCCTGCGGCGCGGCGAAAGCGAACTGGCGCTCGCGGCGGGTGTCAACGTGCTGCTGTCGCCGGGCATCACGGCCGGGTTCCACCGGGCGGGGGTGCTCGCCGCCGACGGCCGCTGCAAGCCGTTCGACGCGGCCGCCGACGGCATCGTCCGCGGCGAGGGCTGCGGCGTCGTCGTGCTGAAGCCGCTGCGCGCGGCCCGGCGGGACGGCGACCGGGTGCTGGCCCTGGTGCGGGGCAGCGCGGTGAACTCGGACGGGCGCTCCAACGGGCTGACGGCACCGAACCCGGAGGCGCAGGCCGCGCTGCTGCGGGACGCCTACGCGGGGCTCGATCCGTCCTCTGTGGACTACGTCGAGGCGCACGGAACCGGCACCCCGCTGGGGGATCCGCTGGAGGCCGGGGCGCTGTCGGCGGTGCTCGGGCGCGACGCGGACCGCCCGCTGCTGCTCGGCTCGGTCAAGAGCAACCTCGGCCACCTCGAAGGGGCGGCCGGGATCGCCGGCCTGCTCAAGGTGGTGCTGGCCATGACGCACCGGCGGCTGCCGCCTAGCCTGCACTTCCGTTCGCCGAACCCGTACATCGACTTCGCCGGTTTGCGAGTGGTCGCGGAGGGGACGTCGTGGCCGCGGTACTCCGGGACCGCGCGGGCCGGGGTGTCGGCGTTCGGGTTCGGCGGGACCAACGCCCACGTCGTGCTCGAAGAGTGGCCCGCGGCGGCGTTCCCGGCCCGGGTGGAGCCGGCCGGGCCGCAGGTGTTCGCGCTTTCGGCCCGCTCCGGCGAGGCTTTGCGGGCGCGGGCCGGCGAGCTGGCGGACTGGCTCGACGGGACGGAGGTCCCGCTGGGCCCGGTCGCGGCGACGCTGGCCCACCGCCGGGAGCACCTGCCGGTCCGGGGCGCGGTGGTGGGGGAGAGCCGCGGGGAAGTGGTGGAGGCGCTGCGCGAGCTGGCGGCCGGGCGGGGGATTGTGGCGGGTTCGGCTGGGCTGGGTGGCGGGCAGCGGTCTGCGTCGGGCTCGGCTGAGTTGGCCGCGGGGCGGGGAATCGCGTCGGGCTCGGCTGAGCTGGCTGGTGGTGGCTCGATCGCCCCGGCGGGCGGCGGTGGCTCCGCTGAGGCGCGGGGCCTGACCGGTGAGCCCAGCGTGGTCTTCGTCTTCTCCGGCTACGGTTCGCAGTGGTCCGGCATGGGCCGCGGCCTCCTCGAATCCGAGCCCGCCTTCCGCGCCGAGATCGAAGCCCTCGATCCCGTTTTCCGCGCCCACGCCGGGTTCTCCCTCCGCGAAGCGCTCGATCAGGACCTGCCGGACCTGGCCACGACCCAGCTCACGCTCTTCGGCGTGCAGCTCGCCCTCGCCGCGCTGTGGCGGGCGCAGGGCGTCACCCCGGCCGCCGTGCTGGGGCACTCGATGGGGGAGGTCGCCGCGGCCGTGGTCGCCGGGGCGCTCGATGTCGCCGCCGGGGTGCAGGTCATGGCCACCCGGGCGCGGCTGCTTGCCGAACTCGACCAGTCGGGGGCGGGGGCGATGGCCGTCGTCGAGCTCTCGCCCGCCGAGCTCGCGGAGTTCCCCGAAGTCGCCATCGCGGTGTACGCCTCGGCCACCCAGTGCACCGTCAGCGGGCCCGCCGACCAGGTCGAAGCGCTCGTCGAGCACGCCGAAAGCCGCGGGAGGCTGGCGCGGCGGCTGCCCGTCGGCGGGGCCGGGCACTCCGCCGCCGTCGACGCCGTGCTCGGGCGGCTGCGCGAAGACCTGGCCGGGCTCACCCCGGGCGAAGCCGGGATTCCCTGCTACAGCAGCGTTCTCGACGACCCCCGGGCGCGGCCCGCGTTCGACGTCGAGTACTGGGCCGCGAATCTGCGCCGTCCGGTGCGGTTCAGCCAGGCCCTCGCCGCGGCGGCCGGGGACGGGCACACCGCCTTCGTCGAGATCGCGCCGCACCCCGTCGCGCTCGCCGCGATCGAGCAGGCCGGTGCGCTCGGCCTGCCGTCGGGGAGTCGCCGGGCCGACGAGCGGACGGCGTTCCTGACCAGCCTCGCCCGGCTGCACGTGCTGGGCCGGCCCGGTGTGCTCGCCGCGCGGCCGACGGCGGCGCCGGTCGAGCTGCCCGGGCCTGTCTGGCGGCACGAGCGGTTCTGGCCGCGGCGGGCCGTCCGCGCCGGCGGCGGCCACCCGCTGCTGGGCGTCCACATCGAACACCCGGACGGCGGCCACCTCTGGCGCGCCGACGTCGGCACCGCGCTGCTGCCGTGGCTGGCCGACCACACCGTGCGGGGCCGGCCGGTGTTCCCGGCCACCGGGTTCCTCGAGCTGGCACTGGCCGCCGGCGGGCACGTGCGCGACCTCGAACTGCGGGAAGTGCTCCCGCTCGCCGACCACACCGAGGTGACGACCACCCTGACCGGCGGCGAGCTGTGCGTGCACGCCAAGTCCGCGGCCGGTGAGTGGGTTCGCCACGCCACGGCGCGGGTCGGGACCGGTGGGACGCCGTCGGCGCCGTTCGGTGAGGCCGGCGGTGAGCCCGTCGACGTCTACCGCGCGCTGGCCGAGCTGGGCCAGTCCTACGGGCCGGCGTTCCGCGGCCTGCGGCTGGTCGTGGCCGCGGACGGCCGCGCGTCGGCGTCGATCGCGCTGCCCGGCGCCGACCACCCGGCGTACGTGCTGCACCCCGCCCTCGCCGACGCCTGCCTGCACGCACTGGCCGCCGCCGTCGGTTCCGCGGACACCCTCTACCTGCCGCTTTCCGTGGGCGAGGTGGTCGTCGCGGGCGAACCGCGCCGGGGCGTGCGGGTGGACGCCGTGGTCGCCCCCGCCGGCGACGGCCTGCTCGGGAGCGTCCAGCTGGTCGACGCCGAGGACGTCGTCCTGGTGGAGTTCCGCGACGTCTACTGCCGCCGGTTCCGCGACGCGGCGGTGGCGCGGCTCCTGCTCGAAGCGACCTGGCAGCCGGTGGAGCTGCCCGAAGAGCCGGAGCGCGACCACGACTGGATCGAGCTGGACACCGCCCGCCTCGGCGACCGGGCCGCGCTCGCGAAACTGGTGCGCGACGGCGAACCGGCCGCGGTCGTCGCCCGCCTCGGCCGGGCGGGCGGCCCGGACCCCGAGTCCGCCGCGCGGCTGGTCGAGACGCTGACCGGGGTCGTCGCCGAACTGGCCGAACTACCGGTGCCGCCGCGGTTGTGGCTGGTCACGGCGGGGGCCCAGGTCGTCCGGCCGGGGGAGGCGGGCGATCCCGGGACGGCCGCGGTGCGCGGGCTGGTGCGGGTGCTCGCGTTCGAGCACCCGGAACTGCGGGTGTCGCTCGCCGACTTCGACGACTTCGCCCGGTTGCGGGACGAGATCCGCGCGGACGCCCCGGACGACGAGATCGCTTGGCGCGACGGCGTCCGGTACGCCCGGCGGCTGACCCGCCCGGAACTCGGTGAAGCGGTCCGCGAGCCGGTCCGTGACGGCGCGTACATCATCACCGGCGGGCTGGGCGGGCTCGGCCTGGTGGCGGCGAAGTGGCTGGCCGAGCACGGAGCGACCCGGGTGGTGCTCGGCGGCCGGCGCGCCGCCGATCCGGGCGGGTCGAGTGCCGAAGTCCGGGTCGTGACCGGGGACATCGCCGAACCCGGGACCGCCGAAAAGCTGGTCGCGGCCGCCGTCGAAGGGGGCGTGCCGCTGCGCGGGGTGCTGCACGCCGCCGGCGTGCTCGCCGACGGGGCCGCGATCACCCTCGACGCCGGCGCGCTCGACGCCGTCTGGCGGCCCAAGGCGCTGGGGGCTTGGCGGCTGCACCAGGCGACCGCCGGGCACGACCTGGACTGGTGGCTCGTCTACTCCTCCGCCGCCGCGCTCTTGGGGTCGCCGGGCCAGACCGCCTACGCGACCGCCAACGCCTGGGCCGACGCCCTCGTCGCCTGGCGCCGGGCCCAAGGGCTGCCCGCCGCGACCGTCAACTGGGGTGCCTGGGGCGAGGCCGGCGCCGCGGCCGGGTCGGTGAACCCGGTGCTCACCCCGCTCGGTACCGGCGAAGCCTTGAGCGCTCTCGAGGCCGTCCTGGCGACGGACCGTCCGGAAACCGGCGTCGCCCGCGTCGACGCCGGGACTGTCCTCGAACTGTTCCCGCGCCTCGCCGACCGCCCGTTCTTCAGCCTGTTCAGCCCACCGAAACAGTCCACTTGGGACGGTATGGCGGCGTTGCGGGCCGGGACGCCCGAGCGGGCCAGGGCCGCGATCGCCGACCACCTCGCCGGCCTGATCGCGGACCTGCTGGGCTTCGCCGAGGTCGACCGGGACGTACCGCTCACCCGGCTCGGGCTCGATTCGCTGTCGGCCATGCGCGCCCGCGGCGCCGTGGAACGCGATTTCGGGCTGCCGCTGCCGATTCCGCTGCTCCTGCGCGGGGCCAGCCTCGGCGAGCTCGCCGGGCACCTGGCCGAGCAGGCCGGGTTCGGGACCACCACGCCGGCCGGGCGGGTGGTCGCCGGGCCGCGTGATCCGGCCGAACGGTGGGTGGCGCGGCACTGGCGGACCGTCGTGGGCGGGACCGAACCCGGGGTGCACGACGACTTCTTCGCCGCGGGCGGCGATCCGGACCGGCTGCGGGCGCTGTTCGCGGCCGAGCTCGACGTGGTGCCCGACCGGCTGTTCGACACCCCGACCGTCGCCGCGATGGCCGATCTGCTGCGGCCCGAGCTGGAAGGGCACGGGGGCGGGCCGGTGCGGGTGCTGCGCGACGGCGTCGCCGACCCGGTGTTCCTGTTCCACCCGGCGGGCGGCCGGGCGAGCGTGTACCGCGAGCTCGTGCGGCTGCTGCCGGAAGGGCAGCCGGTGTACGGGTTCGAGCGGATCGACGACGAGGACACCGTCGAGGGCAAGGCCGCCTGCTACGCGGAACTGGTCCGCGAGATCCAGCCGGACGGTCCCTACCGGCTCGGCGGCTGGTCGTTCGGCGGCTGCCTGGCCTACGAGACCGCGCGGCAGCTGGGCGGCGCCGAGCTGGTGTTCCTGATCGACACCATCCTGCCGCTGCCCGCGGCCGGAACCGCGGTGGAAGACCTGCTGCTGGACCGCTTCGACCGGTTCGCCGACCACGTTTCGCGCACGTACGGGGTCCCGTTCCCGCTCCCGCGCGACGAGCTCACGCGGCTGGACGAGGACGCCCAGATCCGGTGGGTGCTGGCGAAGCTGACCGAGCTCGTGCCGGACCTCGGCGCCGGGGTCCTGCGGCACCAGTACGAGTCCTATGTGGACGCGCGGGTCGCCGAGCGGTACACCCCCGAGCGCTACGACGGGCGCGTGGTGCTGCTGCGGGCGCAGGACCCGCACCCGCTGACCACCGCGCTGGACCCGCGGTACCTGCGCACCGACGACGCGCTCGGCTGGGACGCGCACTGCCCCGCCCTCGACGTCGTGCGGGTACCGGGCGACCACGTGTCGATGATCGACCCGCCGCACGTGGCGGCGCTGGCGGCCGCGCTCACCGCGCGGCTCGGGACGGGGGTGCGCTGA
- a CDS encoding lipase family protein, giving the protein MVSALVSCCLVALGVVAASPPAGAAAAPILPGPFDDSFYTPPSPLPAGKPGDVLRWRPTVPLLNAANADAWQVMYLSTNAQGRPDAVTGTILVPKGKDPATAPIVGYAVGTQGPAFKCTASKAMERGTLYDQPAVNDSLSAGYAVAVTDYEGYSPTTVPTYITGQSMGPAVIDSVRAAQSLPSARLSRSAKVIFQGYSQGGGGAMWAGEKQPSYAPELNLVGVVAGGVPADLTEVAKGLDGYIGFGFLAFAAVGLDAAYPDLKLDSFLNDTGRQQLSDAKKNACVAELLLNYSFKKISDYTTSNPLTTPQWQARLAQNKLGANPPRVPVFQYHASTDEIVNTPQAEALHRAYCAAGVREQWKTYISDHATGILAGNADAHQWIVNRFTGAAAPSNC; this is encoded by the coding sequence CTGGTGTCGGCGCTGGTGAGCTGCTGCCTGGTGGCGCTGGGGGTGGTGGCCGCGAGCCCGCCCGCCGGCGCGGCCGCCGCTCCGATCCTGCCCGGGCCGTTCGACGACTCGTTCTACACCCCGCCGTCGCCGCTGCCGGCCGGGAAACCCGGGGACGTGCTCCGCTGGCGCCCCACCGTCCCGCTGCTCAACGCGGCCAACGCCGACGCCTGGCAGGTGATGTACCTCTCGACCAACGCCCAGGGCCGCCCGGACGCGGTGACCGGGACGATCCTGGTGCCCAAGGGGAAGGACCCGGCCACGGCGCCGATCGTCGGCTACGCCGTGGGCACGCAGGGCCCGGCGTTCAAGTGCACGGCGTCCAAGGCGATGGAGCGGGGCACGCTGTACGACCAGCCCGCCGTCAACGACTCGCTCTCGGCCGGGTACGCGGTCGCGGTGACCGACTACGAGGGCTACTCGCCGACGACGGTGCCCACCTACATCACCGGGCAGTCGATGGGGCCGGCCGTGATCGACTCGGTGCGGGCGGCGCAGAGCCTCCCGTCGGCGCGGCTTTCCCGGAGCGCCAAGGTGATCTTCCAGGGGTACTCGCAGGGCGGCGGCGGAGCGATGTGGGCGGGGGAGAAGCAGCCCTCGTACGCACCGGAGCTGAACCTCGTGGGCGTCGTCGCGGGCGGGGTCCCGGCCGACCTGACCGAGGTCGCCAAGGGGCTCGACGGGTACATCGGGTTCGGGTTCCTCGCGTTCGCCGCGGTCGGGCTGGACGCGGCTTACCCGGACCTGAAACTGGATTCGTTCCTCAACGACACCGGTCGTCAGCAGTTGTCCGACGCCAAGAAGAACGCGTGCGTCGCGGAACTGCTGCTCAACTACTCGTTCAAGAAGATCAGTGACTACACGACGTCCAACCCGTTGACCACCCCGCAGTGGCAGGCGCGGCTGGCGCAGAACAAGCTGGGCGCGAACCCGCCGCGGGTGCCGGTGTTCCAGTACCACGCGAGCACCGACGAGATCGTCAACACCCCGCAGGCGGAGGCGCTGCACCGGGCGTACTGCGCGGCCGGCGTCCGGGAGCAGTGGAAGACCTACATCTCCGACCACGCCACCGGGATCCTGGCCGGCAACGCCGACGCCCACCAGTGGATCGTCAACCGCTTCACGGGGGCGGCGGCGCCGTCGAACTGCTGA
- a CDS encoding alpha/beta hydrolase yields the protein MKRWALLALSAVLLVAAGGVTPAVAAPAVADDGAKVVGETWLDARTVDLKISSPALGTTGLVRLIVPTGWAAQPSRTWPVLFLLHGCCEPVDYQSWDRFTDVKAFTANKDALVVMPTDGPAGMYTKWWNFGLSGTPDWETFHTAEVRQIVERGYRGGTKRAVAGLSIGGYGALAYAFKHPGMFGAAASYSGVPNTLFPGIPVWIIGILARAGIFNYLQLWGDSFGMRPLWSAANPYDHADQLRGTALYISCGNGQTGPLDPPGQSDVLEPSALLSSQSFTDLLRAKGIPATVDYYGPGTHSWPYWQRALHKSWPVLAGALGLPA from the coding sequence ATGAAGCGATGGGCTTTGCTGGCGTTGTCGGCCGTGCTCTTGGTGGCCGCCGGCGGCGTGACCCCGGCCGTGGCCGCCCCCGCCGTGGCCGACGACGGCGCGAAGGTCGTCGGCGAAACCTGGCTGGACGCCCGGACCGTCGACCTCAAGATCAGTTCGCCCGCGCTCGGCACGACCGGGCTGGTCCGGCTGATCGTGCCGACCGGCTGGGCGGCGCAGCCGAGCCGGACCTGGCCGGTGCTGTTCCTGCTGCACGGCTGCTGCGAGCCGGTCGACTACCAGTCGTGGGACCGGTTCACCGACGTCAAGGCGTTCACCGCGAACAAGGACGCCCTCGTCGTGATGCCGACCGACGGGCCGGCCGGGATGTACACCAAGTGGTGGAACTTCGGGTTGAGCGGCACCCCCGACTGGGAGACGTTCCACACCGCCGAAGTGCGCCAGATCGTCGAACGCGGTTACCGCGGCGGCACCAAGCGGGCGGTCGCCGGGCTGTCGATCGGCGGCTACGGCGCGCTCGCCTACGCGTTCAAGCACCCGGGGATGTTCGGCGCGGCCGCGTCCTACAGCGGCGTGCCGAACACGCTCTTCCCGGGCATCCCGGTCTGGATCATCGGCATCCTGGCCCGCGCCGGCATCTTCAACTATCTCCAGCTTTGGGGTGACTCCTTCGGGATGCGGCCGCTCTGGTCGGCCGCCAACCCGTACGACCACGCCGACCAGCTGCGCGGCACGGCGCTCTACATCTCCTGCGGCAACGGCCAGACCGGGCCGCTCGACCCCCCGGGGCAGTCCGACGTCCTTGAGCCCTCGGCGCTGCTGTCGTCGCAGAGCTTCACGGATCTGCTGCGGGCCAAGGGGATTCCCGCGACCGTCGACTACTACGGACCGGGCACGCACAGCTGGCCGTACTGGCAGCGGGCCCTGCACAAATCGTGGCCGGTCCTCGCCGGCGCGCTCGGCCTCCCGGCCTGA
- a CDS encoding acyl-CoA carboxylase subunit beta — MDELTPGTAFRIADLAARQDEAVRIAEKRAVDRQHAKGKLTARERIGLLLDPGSFVELDQFARHRCAEFGMDANRPWGDGVVTGHGTVDGRQICVFSQDFSVFGGSMGEVSGEKVLKVMDLAMALGCPVVGINDSGGARIQEGVVSLAYYAELGRRNAHASGVVPQISMIMGPCAGGAVYAPAITDFTVMVDGTSHMFVTGPDVVHAVTGERVTAQELGGAAVQSEVAGNAHHRAVSEEDAVEWVQTLLGYLPQNNLDLAPEYADDTSPAVTPADLELDRLVPDSPHRTYDMAELIAALVDDGDYTEVHSAFAPNMICAFGRVQGRSVGVVANQPRHQAGVLDIDASEKAARFVRFCDAFGIPLLTLADVPGYLPGTGQERGGIIRRGAKLIYAYSEATVPKVTVVVRKAYGGGYAVMGSKHLGADAVLAWPTAEIAVMGAEGAVQVLHRRELAALPPERREAARRRLTDEYRERHGGPYLAAERGYVDQVVTPSQTRLHVARALRTLRTKRQTLPAKKHGNIPL; from the coding sequence ATGGACGAACTCACGCCGGGGACGGCGTTCCGGATCGCCGACCTCGCCGCGCGGCAGGACGAAGCCGTGCGGATCGCCGAGAAGCGGGCCGTCGACCGGCAGCACGCCAAGGGCAAGCTGACCGCGCGCGAGCGGATCGGGCTGCTGCTGGACCCCGGGTCCTTCGTGGAGCTCGACCAGTTCGCGCGGCACCGGTGCGCCGAGTTCGGGATGGACGCCAACCGGCCGTGGGGCGACGGCGTGGTGACCGGGCACGGCACCGTCGACGGACGGCAGATCTGCGTGTTCTCGCAGGACTTCAGCGTCTTCGGCGGCAGCATGGGTGAAGTTTCGGGCGAGAAGGTCCTCAAGGTGATGGACCTCGCGATGGCGCTGGGCTGCCCGGTCGTCGGGATCAACGACTCCGGCGGCGCCCGGATCCAGGAAGGCGTCGTTTCGCTGGCGTACTACGCCGAACTCGGCCGCCGCAACGCCCACGCCTCCGGCGTCGTCCCGCAGATCTCGATGATCATGGGCCCGTGCGCGGGCGGCGCCGTCTACGCGCCCGCGATCACCGACTTCACCGTGATGGTCGACGGGACTTCGCACATGTTCGTCACCGGCCCGGACGTCGTGCACGCGGTCACCGGCGAGCGGGTGACCGCGCAGGAGCTCGGCGGCGCGGCCGTCCAGTCCGAAGTGGCCGGCAACGCCCACCACCGCGCGGTGTCCGAAGAGGACGCCGTCGAGTGGGTGCAGACCCTGCTCGGCTACCTGCCGCAGAACAACCTCGACCTCGCCCCGGAGTACGCCGACGACACCAGTCCCGCCGTCACGCCGGCCGACCTCGAGCTCGACCGGCTGGTGCCCGACTCGCCGCACCGGACCTACGACATGGCCGAGCTGATCGCCGCGCTGGTCGACGACGGCGACTACACCGAGGTCCACAGTGCCTTCGCGCCCAACATGATCTGCGCGTTCGGCCGGGTGCAGGGCCGGTCGGTCGGCGTCGTCGCCAACCAGCCGCGCCACCAGGCCGGCGTGCTCGACATCGACGCGTCCGAGAAGGCCGCGCGGTTCGTGCGTTTCTGCGACGCCTTCGGGATCCCGCTGCTCACCCTCGCCGACGTCCCCGGCTACCTGCCCGGCACCGGCCAGGAACGCGGCGGGATCATCCGCCGCGGTGCCAAGCTGATCTACGCCTACTCGGAAGCCACCGTGCCGAAGGTGACCGTGGTCGTGCGCAAGGCCTACGGCGGCGGCTACGCGGTGATGGGCTCGAAGCACCTCGGCGCCGACGCCGTGCTCGCCTGGCCCACCGCGGAAATCGCGGTGATGGGCGCCGAAGGCGCGGTGCAGGTGCTGCACCGGCGCGAGCTGGCCGCCTTGCCACCGGAACGCCGGGAAGCCGCGCGCCGCCGGCTCACCGACGAGTACCGCGAACGCCACGGCGGCCCCTACCTGGCCGCCGAACGCGGGTACGTCGACCAGGTCGTCACGCCGTCGCAGACCCGCCTGCACGTGGCTCGGGCGCTGCGGACCCTGCGGACCAAACGGCAGACCCTGCCGGCGAAGAAGCACGGCAACATCCCCCTGTGA
- a CDS encoding cutinase family protein: MKPRLFSAAAALGIAVTGLTVSAPPASAAPCTDIDVPVARGTGEPGTLGFIVGDPVYRAVQNALRPRTLSSYRVDYPADLGEPASVQKGNTDLVDHVKAQAAACPQQRFVLVGYSQGANVVDNSIGISSDGAVVGGPIVATVPAELAPRIAAILLFGNPIRAIGRQVTGTYQSRTKDYCADGDPVCRAGAFNFLAHLSYGSNAADAAAFAATKV; the protein is encoded by the coding sequence ATGAAACCGCGCCTGTTTTCCGCCGCCGCCGCGCTCGGCATCGCCGTCACCGGCCTCACCGTTTCCGCGCCGCCGGCCTCGGCCGCGCCGTGCACCGACATCGACGTCCCCGTCGCCCGCGGCACCGGCGAACCCGGCACACTGGGTTTCATCGTCGGTGACCCCGTCTACCGAGCGGTCCAGAACGCGCTGCGCCCGCGCACGCTGAGCAGCTACCGGGTCGACTACCCGGCCGACCTCGGCGAGCCCGCGTCGGTGCAGAAGGGCAACACCGATCTGGTCGACCACGTCAAGGCGCAGGCCGCCGCCTGCCCGCAGCAGCGGTTCGTGCTGGTCGGCTACTCCCAGGGCGCCAACGTCGTCGACAACTCGATCGGCATCAGCAGCGACGGCGCCGTCGTCGGCGGCCCGATCGTCGCGACCGTCCCCGCCGAGCTCGCGCCCCGGATCGCGGCGATCCTCCTGTTCGGCAACCCGATCCGCGCGATCGGCCGCCAGGTCACCGGCACCTACCAGAGCCGCACCAAGGACTACTGCGCCGACGGCGACCCGGTCTGCCGGGCGGGCGCGTTCAACTTCCTGGCCCACCTGAGCTACGGGAGCAACGCCGCCGACGCAGCAGCCTTCGCCGCTACGAAGGTCTGA